The genomic segment TTTGCGGTCGGGTCGGTGGAACTTGTCGTGTGCGCGGACACCGCGGAATCCGCAAGCGACAATGCGGCACCGGCCTTCGAATGCTTCAAACCCCTCCGGGCCCCACCGGTGCCAACTGCCTGCCCTGACCCGGCAGCCGTCCGCTTCGACGGCCCGGTGGTCTTGGACGCCCCCGTCGACCTAGCTGTGGACGAACCGGAATCTCCGCTCGCAGAACCCGAATTCGAGCCTGCCGCCGATGATCCCGTCGACCCGTCCGCCCATGCGACGCCGAATCCCGAGGAGAACAACGCGGCGCCCACTCCGAGGGCTACCGCCAATCCGCCGACCCGCCCGACAAACCTCGAAGCACCCATGACTCTCTAACCTCCCGACCAACGGCGAAAGCGCCTCAGCGGAGGGTAAGCCCGCAGACCGGCGCGGAATCGCGAAACGCCGAAACTGTCAGCAACTAATTTGCCCTGCAGACAAAATTAGCTGAGTCACGTTGGCCGCCAAAGGATCAGGCGTAGTCGAAACGTGTCGAGCCCTGTCCATCCGGCGTGGTGTAGTCGAGGTAGACGGGGCCATTCTGGTAGGGGATGTACCCGGTGTTGATGAGCACACTCGAAGGTGAACCCGAAATCACAGTCGGAGCGTTCCGCGAGGTGACGACGTAGGAGTACAGCAGCACCCCGTCGGTGGTGTACACCGAGATCCGAGTGCCGACTGGAACAGGGCCGTTCACAGTGCCGCCAGTCATTGACTGCAGCATCGTCCCGTAGACGCCACCCGAGTCGATGATGGCGCCGACCTTCGTCGGCGAACCGTTGTTGATCGCCACATTCAGGTAAGCATCGGGCGCGCCGGATACCGACGCGCGGGTCGGCAGCGGGTTGGGGCCGAAGACCATCACGCCGGCGAACCCGAGCAGCAAGCCCTGATATAGGAATACACCCTGGCTGAGGTCACCCGGCAGCGCGGTCGTCGGCAGGCCCTGTGGTCCGGGGCCCGCCGCGTTGGCGCCGATACCGAGCACGCCAGACGCGCCACCAAGCTGATTGAAGAAGGCCATGGCTTCCGTCGCGTCGGCGGGGTCGACGATGTTCACATTCGTCGGTCCGGTGAAGATGCCATTGCCGAAGTCAACGGTCGTCGTATAGGTCGAGTAGTCGTAGCTCAGACCGCCGCTGTACCCGCTGGTGCCGTGATTGCCAGTCGCAACCAGGGGGGCGGCATTACCGACCGACGACATAGTGACGACCAGCCCCGAGGATCCGGTGTCGACGAGCACGGGTATGGCGCGTCCGCCGTTGATCGACACGTAGACGATCGGCTCGGTGGTGGACCGCATCGTCACCGGAACAAACGCATAGACCCGGCCATTGAGGGCCGCCGTGCTGACCAGGTTTTGCACCGACGAGATCCCGCCTGTCCCCTCCAGAGCGCCGACAAGCGGGAGGAACAGCCCTGCGCTGTTCAACGCGGTGGTCGCCAGTGCGGGCAGCAATACCGCACCAAGCAGGCTGACCCCGGCCAGTTGGTGCACGATCGGAACGCCTGCCGTTTGGGCGAAGAGCAACTGGGTTGGCGTTATCGAGTTCTCCCAGGTGTTCAACGACAACGTGGCCTGCGAGAGCAGCACCTGCGGTACGACCGCGACCAGGCCGGCGGGGATGTTCCCACTGCCCCACGTCTGCTGCTGCAATTCCGACTGCGCCTCGGCGATTTGTTGCAGGGCCAGGCTCACCGCGACATTCGCGACGACTGGCGGTGTCGACGGCAGCCAGGAGTAGGTGACGGGCGTCGAACCGGCCGCCGGCGCGGTGGTCACGGCCGCCACGGTAGGCACACGAGCTGAATGAGCAGTCGTCGCCGTGGTGGTCTCGGCTGCGGTGGTCTTGACCGTCGCCGTCTCAGTGGCAGCGGCGTCGACTTGCGCGACGGCGGAGGCGCCACTCGCCTCAGGCGACGACGCCTTGCGAGAGCTGATGCTTCCGCCCGGCAAGGTCGCGGCGCCCGCGCGCGCTGAGTGTGCGACGGCCTTCTTGGTCGTGTTCGACTCGGTGCCGTTCGACGACGTCGAGCCGCTTTCGGAGCTGCTCGCCGAGGTCTTAGCCGCACCCGACCCAGCGCCGGTGTCGGCGTAGGCGACGGCTGATCCGCTGGCCAGCGCGGCACCGAGACCCAAGGTCACGGCACCGGCACCCAGCCACGCGTACGGCTGGCGGCGGCCCCGCCGGGCGCGGTGAGCGCCTCGTCCGCTGTGGCTGTGGCTCATGGTTCCCCCTGTACTCCGACCGCATCGCCAAGCTGAGATTTTCCTAAGCGAGTTTGCTGAGTGTCTACCACAACAAGCTGTGACGGCAAGAGCCAACCCGCACGGCAATGTCGTGCGGATTTCACGTGTTGCTGGTTCATCGAGCGCTCACGCCCGACATTTCGAGGGATCGTCGAGCGTCAACGCTCGATCAACGCGCGTTACTGGGCGAATTGCAACGTGATCATCGCGTCCGCGGCGATGACTTGGCCGGGAGCCGGTATCTGCGTAGCGATCTGATGGGTCCGGTAGGGCGAGTTCGGCAGGTCAGGGGCCTTTGAGAGAACACCCGTCCAGCCCAGCGTCCGAAGGGCTGGGTCGGCGTCACTCCAATACATCCCCCGCAGATCGGGCATGACAATGGTGGCGGGCGGATGCGCTGTCACGGTTCTGGTCGGCGCCGCCGAACTGGTGGTCGCCGAGTCACGCGCGGCAACGGGCCGGCCGCCCGACGAGCACGCCCCGACGAAGCAGACCGTCGAAACCACAATCAGCAGTAGCGGTTTCACGTCTTGGGGTTACCGTGTTCGTCCCAGTGCTCCGCCACCTTCTTGCTCGGCTGCACGCGCGGCGGTTCGCCCGGCATCTTCGGATAGTTCGGCGGGTAGGGCAGGTCGCCGAGACCGCGCTCCTCATCAGCGGCGGCCATCTCCAACAGTGAATCAATTGAGTGCGCAACCGAATCCATCTCGGCCATCGGGTCACCGCGTTTGGCGATCAGTGCCGGAACGGTGGTGATCGTGAAGTCGTCGGGGTCGGCGTCGCCCAACTCCTCCCACGCCACCGGCGTCGAGACGGTGGCGATGGCTGTCGCGCGCACGGAGTACGCGCTGGCAAAGGTCCGGTCACGGGCGTTCTGGTTGTAGTCGATGAAGACGCGCTGGCCGCGCTCCTCCTTCCACCATGAGGTGGTCACCAGATCCGGCGCCCGACGTTCGAGTTCGCGGGCCAGCGCAATACCGGCGCGGCGGACCGCGATGAAATCCCAGTCCGGCCGGATCCGCACGAACACGTGCACGCCCCGTCCGCCGGACGTCTTCGGGTAGCCGACCAGCCCCAGTTCATCGAGTACCGGCTTGAGATAGTCGACGGCGATGGTGCGCGCCTCGGCGAAGCCGGTGCCCGGCTGGGGGTCGAGATCCACCCGCAACTCGTCGGGATGATCGGTGTCCGGGCAGCGAACCTGCCACGGATGCAAGGTAATTGTGCCCATCTGCGCGGCCCACACGATCGCCGACGGATGGGTCACCTTCAGCGCGTCCGCGGTGCGCCCCGAGGGGAATGTCACCCGGCAGGTCTCCAGATAGTCGGGATGCTTTTCGGGCACCCGCTTCTGGTAGATCTCCTCACCCTCGATGCCGTCCGGAAAGCGCTGCAGGTGGGTCGGGCGGTCGCGCAGAGCGGTCAGCATGGGTCCGCTCGCGACGGTTCGGTAGTACTCGACGAGCTTGCCCTTGGTGCCGTTCGCGCCCAGTTTGGGGAAGTACACCTTGTCCGGGTTGGTGAGCCGGACGGCGACACCGTCGACGTCAACTTCTTCAGCCTTGGCTGCCACCCTTCCGAAGCTACCGCCCCAGGCACGTAAGAATGAACCGATGCAGCTGCCCGTGAATCCCCCGGTGTCGCCGATGCTCGCCAAATCGGTGCGAACCATCCCGCCCGACGCGTCGTACGAACCGAAATGGGATGGCTTCCGGTCGGTGTGCTTCCGCGACGGTGATGAGGTCGTATTGGGCAGCCGCAACGAGAAGCCGATGACGCGCTACTTCCCGGAGTTGGTCAGCGCAGCCCTTGCCGAGTTGCCCGAGCGCTGCGTGATCGACGGTGAGATCGTCATCGCGACGGACTCAGGGCTGGACTTCGAGGCGCTGCAGCAGCGGATCCACCCCGCGGATTCGCGGGTTCGGATGCTCGCCGAGAAGACGCCTGCGGCGTTTGTCGCGTTCGATCTGCTCGCGTTGGGCGACGACGATTACACCGGGCGGCCGTTCAGCGAGCGGCGCGCCGCACTGGTGGAGGCATTGGCCGACGTCGGGCCGTCATTTCATGTCACCCCCGCCACCACCGATCCGGAGACCGCGCAGCGGTGGTTCTCCGAATTCGAGGGAGCCGGTCTCGACGGCGTGATCGCCAAACCGTTGACAGTCACCTATCAGCCCGACAAGCGGGTGATGTTCAAGATCAAGCACGAGCGGACCGCCGACTGCGTGGTCGCCGGTTACCGCGTGCACAAGTCGAGCGACGATGCGATCGGGTCGCTGCTGCTGGGCCTCTACTCCGAAGACGGAGCGCTGGCGTCGGTGGGCGTCATCGGCGCCTTCCCGATGGCCGAGCGGCGACGTCTCTTCACCGAATTGCAGCCCCTGGTAACAGAATTCGAGAATCATCCGTGGAACTGGGCCGCACTCGAGGCGGGCGAACGCACACCGCAGAAGAACGCCGGATCGCGATGGAACGCCGGCAAAGACCTGTCATTCGTCCCGCTGCGACCCGAGCGGGTCGTCGAGGTGCGCTACGACCACATGGAGGGCGCGCGGTTTCGGCACACCGCCCAATTCAACCGCTGGCGACCCGATCGTGACCCTCGCTCCTGCACGTACGAGCAACTCGAACAGCCAGTGACGTTCAGCCTCAGCGAGATCGTGCCCGGGCTCGGCTAGGCGTTCAGTGCGGCGATAGCGGCTTTGAGCTTGTCGGCAACTTCTTGGGCGACCGGCTGCAGGTCCGCCTCTTCGGTCACGTCGACAAGTAGCTGGGGGTCCATAGCCTCCACGAGGGTGCTGCCGGAATCGTCGGGGTCACTGCGCACCACGACATTGCACGGCAGCAGCAGGCCTATCTGTCGCTCCACCGAGAGCGCCCGGTGTGCCAGAGGCGGGTTGCAGGCGCCGAGGATCAGGTAGTTCTCCATGTCCTGGTCCAGCTTGTTCTTCATCGTCGCCTTGACATCGATCTCGGTGAGGACACCGAAACCCTGGTCGGCCAATGCCTTTCGCGTGCGCGCAACGGCATCGTCGAACGGCAGTCGAAGACTGGTCGCCAGCGCGATACTCATGATGACTCCTGTGTCGTCGGGGGCTATGCGAGCGCGAGGAACAGCTTTTCCAGCTCCGCCTCGGTCATGGGCTTGTCGGCGCCGGATCCCTCGCCGGCGACGCATTCACGCAATCCGGTGGCGACGATCTTGAAGCCGGCCCGGTCGAGCGCGCGGGAGACGGCCGCCAGCTGGGTGACGACGTCCTTGCACTCGCGTCCCTGCTCGATCATCGAGATGACGCCAGCCAGTTGGCCTTGGGCCCGACGCAGTCGGTTGAGCACCGCATCGATGGCATCTTGGTCGCCGACCATGGTCGTGTCCCTTCATTTCCGTTTGCTTGGCCCATAGTACCCGCGGGGGTATCACCGGTAGGCACAACCGCCGCCGCAGCGCCGGCATTCCCGAGCCGCACCGCTGTTTCGCCTCATACCACCACGGGTATAGTCACCAGTCGGGAATATATACCCCCTAGGGTATGTAGGACTGTGTAACGGGCCGCCGGAGCGACGGCCGAGATGCACTGAAAGGAACGATCCATGATCTTGGAGCAGTACTACATCGAATGCCTGTCCCACGCGTCCTACCTCGTCGGCGACGAGACCACCGGCCGCGCGGTCGTGGTCGACCCACGTCGTGACATCACTGAGTATCTGGCCGACGCGCAGAAGTATGGACTCACGATCGAAGGGGTGATCAACACCCACTTCCACGCCGACTTCGTGTCCGGACACCTGGAGCTGGTCGACGCGACCGGCGCGTGGATCGGCTTCGGCGAGGCAGCGGAGACCGACTATCCCATTCGCAGACTGACCGACGGTGAGCATGTGTCACTGGGCGAGGTGGACCTCGAGATCCTCTCCACCCCGGGCCACACGTGGGAGTCGATCAGCGTGCTCGTTCGTGAGCGAGCCGGCGCCCAGCCGGTGGCCGTCCTGACCGGCGATGCACTGTTCATCGGCGATGTCGGCCGGCCCGACCTGGTGAACATCGGTGACAGCTCGACCGGCGATCTGGCACGGGCGATGTATCACACGATCCACGACAGACTCCTGCAACTGCCCGATAGCGTCATGGTGATGCCTGCCCACGGGGCCGGATCGTCCTGCGGGAAAAACCTGTCCACAGAACTGGTTTCGACCATCGGCGAGCAGCGCGTCGGTAATCCGTCCGTGCAGCCGATGACTGAAGACGAATTCGTCGCGTTGATCACCTCGGGGCAGCCCGCCGCACCGGCGTACTTTGCGTCCGACGCCGCGATGAACAAGCGGGTGCATCCCCTGTTGCAGCCCGACCGCACCGTGCCCGAGATGACGCCTCAGCAGATCCGAGAGGCTCTCGATGCCGGCGTGCGGATCGTCGATGCACGCACCGTCGAGGATTTCGCCCTCGGACATCTGCGCGGCTCGGTCAACGTCGGGTTCGACGGGCGCTTCGCCGAAACCGGCGGCATGGTGGCCGAAGTCGGCGAGCAGATCGCGTTGATCACCTATCCGGGTGAGGAGCAAGAGGCGGCATTGCGACTGGCGCGCATCGGCTCAGACCACTCGATCGGATATCTGAACGTGGGTCGCGACGGGACGTTCCCCACCGAACTTGCCGACCTGGTGCAGATCGCTCCCCGCACCACCGTCACAGAGTTGGATGAACTACTGGCCGACGACGCGGTGACGCTGATCGATATCCGCAACCCCGGTGAACGCGAGGGTGGTGCGATCCCGAACTCACTGCACATCCCGCTCGCCCAGTTGCGCCTTCGTGTCGATGAGATCCCCACCGACAAGCCGATCGTCGTGCACTGCGCCGGTGGCTGGCGCTCCAGCGTCGCCGCCTCACTGTTGCGCGCCAACGGTATTCAGCACGTGTCCGACCTTCTGGGCGGCTACAACCAGTGGGCCGACGTCCACGCGTCGGTGTGACCGCGGCGAAAACCGGAAGTCGTCATGGCAGTCACGATAGGCCTTGCCCTCGGTGCGCTGATCGGCCTGCTGCTGGGCTTGCTAGGGGCTACGTGCTGATCGACACCTTCGTCGTCGGCTGATCCCCGGCCCGCTAGTCGAGCGAGCCCGGCGGGCGGGACACGCACTGCGCCGAGTACAACTCGACACCGAGCTTGTTCATCAGCTCCAACTGCGTTTCGAGGTAGTCGATGTGGTGCTCTTCGTCGGCGACGATGTCCTCGAAGAGGTTCGCGGTCGTGGAGTCTTGCTTCTCACGGCACAGCACGATGGCCGGCTTCAGCCGGTTGACCACCTCGTACTCGAGGGCCAGGTCGCTCTCGAACTGTTCGCGGATGGTCTGCCCGATGTTCAGGGTGCCGATCCGCTGGTAGTTGGGCAGCCCGTCGAGGATGAGGATTCGATCGGTGACGCGTTCGGCATGGCGCATTTCGTCGAACGACTCGTCCCGGGTGTGCTTGGCCAGCTCGGTGAAGCCCCAGTTGTCCTGCATCTTGGAGTGCAGGAAGTACTGATTGATGGCGGTCAGTTCGCTCGTCAGCTGCTGATTCAGGAGTGTCAGAATCTCGCTGTCGCCTTGCATGAATTTCCCCTGTCATCGCACTGAGGCCACAATTCGCGGGCCGCAGAATTGGGCTGGTCTACTCACTACCGCGTGAGGTGAATCTAGTACAGAACCACCGAGCGCGTGCCGCTTCTGCGACTAGATCGGTGTTGGCGCGCTTGCACATTGGCACAATCCTCACCAGGTCAGCAAGGTAGTGAAGGCTTGGCTGGGTTCAATGTCGATACTGTCAGTCTTGGCGTGATTCTTGCGATGAAATAACTGGTCTCGCGGCACGTCGACCTAAAGCTTATTTCCGCCAACGGAAGTTTTCGATTTCGGCTTTGGG from the Mycolicibacterium crocinum genome contains:
- a CDS encoding MBL fold metallo-hydrolase, which produces MILEQYYIECLSHASYLVGDETTGRAVVVDPRRDITEYLADAQKYGLTIEGVINTHFHADFVSGHLELVDATGAWIGFGEAAETDYPIRRLTDGEHVSLGEVDLEILSTPGHTWESISVLVRERAGAQPVAVLTGDALFIGDVGRPDLVNIGDSSTGDLARAMYHTIHDRLLQLPDSVMVMPAHGAGSSCGKNLSTELVSTIGEQRVGNPSVQPMTEDEFVALITSGQPAAPAYFASDAAMNKRVHPLLQPDRTVPEMTPQQIREALDAGVRIVDARTVEDFALGHLRGSVNVGFDGRFAETGGMVAEVGEQIALITYPGEEQEAALRLARIGSDHSIGYLNVGRDGTFPTELADLVQIAPRTTVTELDELLADDAVTLIDIRNPGEREGGAIPNSLHIPLAQLRLRVDEIPTDKPIVVHCAGGWRSSVAASLLRANGIQHVSDLLGGYNQWADVHASV
- a CDS encoding ATP-dependent DNA ligase, with product MQLPVNPPVSPMLAKSVRTIPPDASYEPKWDGFRSVCFRDGDEVVLGSRNEKPMTRYFPELVSAALAELPERCVIDGEIVIATDSGLDFEALQQRIHPADSRVRMLAEKTPAAFVAFDLLALGDDDYTGRPFSERRAALVEALADVGPSFHVTPATTDPETAQRWFSEFEGAGLDGVIAKPLTVTYQPDKRVMFKIKHERTADCVVAGYRVHKSSDDAIGSLLLGLYSEDGALASVGVIGAFPMAERRRLFTELQPLVTEFENHPWNWAALEAGERTPQKNAGSRWNAGKDLSFVPLRPERVVEVRYDHMEGARFRHTAQFNRWRPDRDPRSCTYEQLEQPVTFSLSEIVPGLG
- the ligD gene encoding non-homologous end-joining DNA ligase; the encoded protein is MAAKAEEVDVDGVAVRLTNPDKVYFPKLGANGTKGKLVEYYRTVASGPMLTALRDRPTHLQRFPDGIEGEEIYQKRVPEKHPDYLETCRVTFPSGRTADALKVTHPSAIVWAAQMGTITLHPWQVRCPDTDHPDELRVDLDPQPGTGFAEARTIAVDYLKPVLDELGLVGYPKTSGGRGVHVFVRIRPDWDFIAVRRAGIALARELERRAPDLVTTSWWKEERGQRVFIDYNQNARDRTFASAYSVRATAIATVSTPVAWEELGDADPDDFTITTVPALIAKRGDPMAEMDSVAHSIDSLLEMAAADEERGLGDLPYPPNYPKMPGEPPRVQPSKKVAEHWDEHGNPKT
- a CDS encoding PecA family PE domain-processing aspartic protease, with translation MSHSHSGRGAHRARRGRRQPYAWLGAGAVTLGLGAALASGSAVAYADTGAGSGAAKTSASSSESGSTSSNGTESNTTKKAVAHSARAGAATLPGGSISSRKASSPEASGASAVAQVDAAATETATVKTTAAETTTATTAHSARVPTVAAVTTAPAAGSTPVTYSWLPSTPPVVANVAVSLALQQIAEAQSELQQQTWGSGNIPAGLVAVVPQVLLSQATLSLNTWENSITPTQLLFAQTAGVPIVHQLAGVSLLGAVLLPALATTALNSAGLFLPLVGALEGTGGISSVQNLVSTAALNGRVYAFVPVTMRSTTEPIVYVSINGGRAIPVLVDTGSSGLVVTMSSVGNAAPLVATGNHGTSGYSGGLSYDYSTYTTTVDFGNGIFTGPTNVNIVDPADATEAMAFFNQLGGASGVLGIGANAAGPGPQGLPTTALPGDLSQGVFLYQGLLLGFAGVMVFGPNPLPTRASVSGAPDAYLNVAINNGSPTKVGAIIDSGGVYGTMLQSMTGGTVNGPVPVGTRISVYTTDGVLLYSYVVTSRNAPTVISGSPSSVLINTGYIPYQNGPVYLDYTTPDGQGSTRFDYA
- the bfr gene encoding bacterioferritin — its product is MQGDSEILTLLNQQLTSELTAINQYFLHSKMQDNWGFTELAKHTRDESFDEMRHAERVTDRILILDGLPNYQRIGTLNIGQTIREQFESDLALEYEVVNRLKPAIVLCREKQDSTTANLFEDIVADEEHHIDYLETQLELMNKLGVELYSAQCVSRPPGSLD
- a CDS encoding metal-sensitive transcriptional regulator, with amino-acid sequence MVGDQDAIDAVLNRLRRAQGQLAGVISMIEQGRECKDVVTQLAAVSRALDRAGFKIVATGLRECVAGEGSGADKPMTEAELEKLFLALA
- a CDS encoding DUF302 domain-containing protein gives rise to the protein MSIALATSLRLPFDDAVARTRKALADQGFGVLTEIDVKATMKNKLDQDMENYLILGACNPPLAHRALSVERQIGLLLPCNVVVRSDPDDSGSTLVEAMDPQLLVDVTEEADLQPVAQEVADKLKAAIAALNA
- a CDS encoding PASTA domain-containing protein, which produces MKPLLLIVVSTVCFVGACSSGGRPVAARDSATTSSAAPTRTVTAHPPATIVMPDLRGMYWSDADPALRTLGWTGVLSKAPDLPNSPYRTHQIATQIPAPGQVIAADAMITLQFAQ